The DNA sequence ACATGGTGATCGACCTGCTCCCGCCGAGCGCACCCAGCTCGGCGTCGCGCGCGGCGGCCATGACGGTGCGCGAGTACGGCCGCGTCGTCCTCATGGGCGGCGTCGGCATGCTCGGTGGCGACGACCTCGCACTCCCGTACCCATGGATCATGCGTAACTCGATCACCGTGCGTGGGCAGTGGATGTATCCGCGCACCGCCAACGTCGGCATCATCCGGCTCCTCGCCGCGGGGACTTTGGATCTCGCCCCCGAACGGGTCCGGTCGTTCGACCTCGATGCCGTCAACGACGCCATCGCGTACGCCGCCGCGCACGGCGGCCCGTTCGACCGCACCAGCCTCACCCCATCGGCCGGCTGACAAAGCCCGCTGATCCCCACCACGGGGACGGCCACGACCGCATGGTGTCCTGACCCCTGAGGTGCACCTGTCCAAGCCATGGCAGCGCCTGTCGCGGAACCGGCGTGGCGCGGTCCTGGACCGCGCCATCCGCCAGTGCGAAACGCCGTGGAGACCCACTGAGCGGTCAGAGCGCGCGGCCAGGACCGCTGCCGCCGACAGGGACAGTTCGGCCGGCTCAGTTGGCCCAGCGGGCGATGCCCAGCGCCGCCGTGCGCACGGCCGGAGTGAGCCGGTCCAGGGCGGCTCGAGAATGCGCCACGATGCCGAGCGCGGCCAGCACGCGGCCGTCCAGGCCGAGCACCGGGGCGGCGACGGACACGGCTCCCAAGGTCATCTCCTCGTGTGAGTAGGCGACTTTGGACTTGCGGACCTCCGCCAGTGCGGCCGCGAGCCGGCCGGGCTGGGTGATCGTGTGCGGGGTCATCCGGGTCAGCCCCGCTTCAGTGACGGAACTGAACAGCTCCTCGCCGGAAAAGGCCAGGATGGCCTTCCCGACCCCGGTCGCGTGCAGGGGGAGGCGGCCACCGATGTGGGTCAGTGTCGGAACGGCCTTGGTGCTGGAGATCTTCTCGATGCAGAGAGCCTGGGTGCCCTCGAGGACCGTCAGCTGAACGTTCTCCTGAGTGGCCTGGTACAGATCATGCATGAAGGGCAGGGCCGCTTCTCTCAGCCCCCGCTGCTGTGGGGCCAGCGCGCCGATCGTCCATAGGCGCATCCCGATGTGGTAGCGGCCGTCGTCAAGCCGCTCCAGGCCGCCCCAGGTGCGGAGTTCGCTGATCAGACGGCGCGCGGTGGAGACCGGCAGGCCGCTTCGCGTGGCCACTTCGGTGAGGGTCAACGCGGGGTGGGCCACGTCGAAGGTGTCCAGGACGGCGAGCAGTCGCCGGGAAACGGTCTGACCGGGGGTGTTGGTTCTGCCTGCCACACCGGCAACCTAAAGCCGACTGCCACTGGATGGCAATGAATGGTGGCGTGGGCGACGGATGGTCTGCATGATCGCTGCAGCACGGAGAGATCGGCACAGAACAAGGAGGTTCTGCACATGTCGGCGAGCGACAACGGAGCCCGCGTCCGCATTGCCACTGGGTGGGAGAACCAATGACTGGATTCTGGACACGCCAGGGCATCGTCCCGAATCTCCGCTGGGGGTTCGTGGCACTCACCTTGTTCATGATCGGGGATGGGATCGAGTCCGGCTTCCTGTCTCCCTACCTGGCCGAGCACGGCTTCGGCTCGGGCCAGATGTCCCTGCTGTGGAGCGTCTACGGGTTCGTCGTCGCCGTCGCGGCCTGGCTCTCCGGCGCCCTTGCCGAAGCCTTCGGCCCTCGGCGGGTGATGCTCGCCGGATTCGGCATCTGGGTCGTTTTCGAGATCGCGTTCCTGGCCGCGCTCGCCCAGGAGAACTTCACCTTCATGCTGATCAGCTTCGGCATACGCGGCCTGGGATACCCCCTGTTCTCGTACGGGTTCCTCGTCTGGCTGGCCATGGACACGCCGGAACAGGTGATGGGC is a window from the Streptomyces luomodiensis genome containing:
- a CDS encoding IclR family transcriptional regulator, with protein sequence MAGRTNTPGQTVSRRLLAVLDTFDVAHPALTLTEVATRSGLPVSTARRLISELRTWGGLERLDDGRYHIGMRLWTIGALAPQQRGLREAALPFMHDLYQATQENVQLTVLEGTQALCIEKISSTKAVPTLTHIGGRLPLHATGVGKAILAFSGEELFSSVTEAGLTRMTPHTITQPGRLAAALAEVRKSKVAYSHEEMTLGAVSVAAPVLGLDGRVLAALGIVAHSRAALDRLTPAVRTAALGIARWAN